A region from the Cyanobacteriota bacterium genome encodes:
- the rplO gene encoding 50S ribosomal protein L15, with amino-acid sequence MAETLKKLRSAKGATKVGERVGRGISSGSGKTSGRGHRGQKCRSGYSRQPWREGGQTPLYRRLPKRQVNTRVNRKEYSEINLADLQIFADNGITDIDVITLVEHGKFKVISKWGVKVLGNGAITTAITVRAEKFSASAKEAIEKAGGKALITVIDEETAA; translated from the coding sequence ATGGCAGAAACATTAAAGAAATTAAGATCAGCGAAAGGCGCAACCAAAGTCGGCGAAAGAGTCGGTAGAGGTATTAGTTCTGGGTCTGGTAAGACTAGTGGTCGCGGTCACCGCGGACAAAAATGTCGTAGTGGTTATTCAAGACAGCCTTGGCGTGAAGGTGGACAAACTCCACTTTACCGTAGATTACCAAAGAGACAAGTTAACACTAGAGTTAACCGTAAAGAATACAGTGAAATTAATTTAGCTGATTTGCAAATCTTTGCTGATAACGGAATTACTGATATTGATGTAATCACACTTGTTGAGCATGGCAAATTCAAAGTAATCAGCAAATGGGGCGTTAAAGTGCTTGGCAATGGTGCAATAACTACTGCTATTACTGTTAGAGCTGAAAAATTCTCTGCCTCTGCTAAAGAAGCTATTGAAAAAGCTGGCGGTAAAGCCCTTATTACTGTAATTGATGAAGAAACTGCTGCATAA
- the rpmD gene encoding 50S ribosomal protein L30, with translation MATETKKLSIKLVRGICKADKHQTKILNALGIRKSKQVVHHHNGPTILGMLDRVAHLVEVTNN, from the coding sequence ATGGCAACAGAAACAAAAAAATTATCAATAAAACTAGTGAGAGGTATTTGCAAGGCTGATAAACATCAAACCAAAATACTAAACGCACTTGGCATTCGTAAGTCTAAGCAAGTAGTGCATCATCACAATGGTCCAACCATCCTTGGGATGCTTGATCGAGTTGCTCATTTAGTTGAGGTGACAAATAACTAA
- the rplR gene encoding 50S ribosomal protein L18: protein MTQASRRDKTVKRHRRARKKVSGSVARPRLAVHRSNKHISAQIINDDDSKTIVAVASYSKEFKGLIKGTDKAGAEAIGKAIAEKAKAEGLSKVVFDCGGNLYHGRVQALADAARKAGLEF from the coding sequence ATGACACAAGCAAGTAGAAGAGATAAAACAGTCAAGAGACATAGAAGAGCTAGAAAAAAAGTTTCTGGTAGTGTCGCAAGGCCTAGATTGGCTGTACATAGATCAAATAAGCATATATCAGCGCAAATTATCAATGATGATGATTCAAAAACAATAGTTGCTGTTGCTTCTTATTCTAAAGAATTCAAAGGACTAATCAAGGGTACTGATAAAGCAGGTGCTGAAGCGATTGGTAAAGCAATTGCAGAGAAAGCGAAGGCTGAAGGTCTAAGCAAAGTGGTATTTGATTGTGGTGGTAATCTTTATCATGGTAGAGTTCAAGCATTAGCGGATGCGGCAAGAAAAGCAGGATTGGAGTTTTAA
- the rplF gene encoding 50S ribosomal protein L6: MSRIGKKEINVPAGVDVTIESKDGGQFVKVKGPKGELHRQFRPEILINQEAAVLTVARKVETRMSRSLHGLSRTLLSNMVVGVSEGFSKNLEIVGVGYRATLKGTSLDFQVGKSHPVIIDPPSGIEFKVEANTKLTISGPDKELVGQIAANIIAIRPPEPYKGKGIRIAGQKIRRKAGKSASKG; encoded by the coding sequence ATGTCAAGGATCGGTAAAAAAGAAATTAATGTACCAGCAGGAGTCGATGTCACAATCGAGTCTAAAGATGGTGGACAGTTTGTCAAGGTTAAAGGTCCTAAGGGTGAACTTCACCGTCAATTTAGACCTGAGATTCTTATCAACCAAGAAGCTGCTGTATTAACAGTAGCCCGCAAAGTTGAAACCAGAATGTCAAGATCCTTACATGGTCTTTCACGTACTTTACTTAGCAACATGGTTGTTGGAGTATCAGAAGGATTCTCTAAGAATCTTGAGATAGTCGGTGTAGGTTACAGAGCAACTCTGAAAGGTACTAGTCTTGATTTTCAAGTAGGTAAATCACATCCTGTAATTATAGATCCTCCTTCAGGAATTGAGTTTAAAGTAGAAGCTAACACCAAGCTAACTATTTCAGGACCTGATAAGGAATTGGTTGGGCAAATTGCTGCAAATATCATTGCAATTAGACCACCAGAGCCATACAAGGGTAAAGGTATTAGAATAGCTGGACAAAAAATCAGACGCAAGGCAGGTAAATCAGCGTCTAAAGGTTAA
- the rpsH gene encoding 30S ribosomal protein S8 gives MTTTTTIEEKKKVKTTGTTNDPIADFLTRIRNTLMVQKRTVKVAYSKFKLELANLLVKEGYLESVGIVDDENIATKSIELTLRYVDGKAAIQGLKKYSKPGLRKYTKAQYAPRVLNGLGVSILTTSKGLKTDRTARKEKIGGEILCQVW, from the coding sequence ATGACAACAACAACAACAATAGAAGAAAAGAAAAAAGTAAAAACTACTGGAACGACCAATGACCCAATTGCAGATTTTTTGACGAGAATCAGAAACACGCTAATGGTTCAAAAGAGAACTGTCAAAGTTGCCTATAGCAAATTTAAACTAGAATTAGCTAATCTACTTGTCAAAGAAGGGTATCTTGAGTCAGTTGGGATAGTAGATGATGAGAATATCGCTACAAAATCCATAGAACTTACTTTGAGATATGTAGATGGCAAAGCTGCAATACAAGGACTTAAGAAGTATTCGAAGCCTGGACTTCGTAAATATACTAAAGCACAGTATGCTCCGAGAGTTCTTAACGGACTTGGTGTAAGCATATTAACTACTAGTAAAGGTCTTAAGACAGACAGAACTGCTAGAAAAGAGAAAATCGGGGGCGAAATTCTTTGCCAAGTATGGTAG
- the rpsN gene encoding 30S ribosomal protein S14: MAKKSCIEKAQKKKRLITKFATKRAELKKAMANPELDFEAKINIQKQLESLPLNSCKVRDRNRCWLTGRPRGYHRDLGVCRNALRLMAHQGMVPGMTKASW, translated from the coding sequence ATGGCAAAAAAATCATGTATTGAAAAAGCACAGAAGAAAAAAAGACTTATCACAAAGTTTGCGACCAAGAGAGCAGAGCTCAAAAAAGCAATGGCTAATCCAGAGCTAGACTTTGAAGCTAAGATTAATATTCAAAAACAACTTGAGTCACTTCCTTTGAATTCTTGCAAAGTACGTGACCGCAATAGATGCTGGTTAACAGGTAGACCACGTGGCTATCACAGAGATTTGGGCGTTTGTCGTAACGCTTTGAGATTGATGGCTCACCAAGGAATGGTTCCTGGAATGACAAAGGCTAGCTGGTAA
- the rplE gene encoding 50S ribosomal protein L5 codes for MTLKMKEKYEKEAKAKIKARLGISNEYAIPKLEKININFGLGESATNAKTLENAIADLVNIAGQKPVVTRAKKSIATFKLREEAAVGLKVTLRKDRMYHFLSKLINVALPRVRDFHGLSFKSFDGRGNYSFGLKEQLVFPEIKYDKIDAVRGMDITICTTARTNEEAKVLLEEMGFPFRKPTDAQQKKMDKTA; via the coding sequence ATGACACTTAAAATGAAAGAAAAATACGAAAAAGAAGCGAAAGCAAAGATCAAAGCGAGACTTGGGATTAGCAATGAGTATGCGATACCGAAGCTCGAGAAAATCAATATCAACTTTGGACTTGGTGAATCTGCGACTAACGCTAAGACACTGGAGAACGCAATTGCTGACTTGGTTAATATCGCTGGTCAAAAACCAGTGGTAACGAGAGCTAAAAAATCCATCGCAACTTTTAAGTTGAGAGAAGAAGCAGCTGTTGGACTCAAAGTCACTCTACGTAAGGATCGTATGTATCATTTTCTTTCCAAGCTAATTAACGTAGCACTCCCACGTGTTAGAGATTTTCATGGTCTATCTTTCAAAAGTTTTGATGGTAGAGGCAACTATAGTTTTGGTCTTAAGGAGCAATTAGTGTTTCCTGAGATCAAGTATGACAAAATAGACGCAGTCAGAGGAATGGATATCACTATCTGTACAACTGCAAGAACAAACGAAGAAGCGAAAGTATTGCTTGAAGAAATGGGTTTCCCATTCCGCAAACCTACAGACGCGCAACAAAAAAAGATGGATAAGACCGCATAG